The following is a genomic window from Parabacteroides johnsonii DSM 18315.
CGTTTCGTACAGATGTACGGAGACGTCGTATTGGGTATGAAACCGACCAACAAGGAAGATATCGATCCGTTTGAAGCAATCATCGAAGAAGTCAAGGAAGCGAAAGGTGTTAAGCTGGATAATGAGCTGGATGTGGAAGATCTGAAGGTTCTGGTCGCTAAATTTAAAGCAGCTGTCAAGGCTCAGACAGGTAAAGATTTCCCAACTTCCGCTTATGAACAACTTTGGGGCGCCATCTGTGCTGTGTTTGACAGCTGGATGAACGAACGTGCCATCCTCTATCGTAAGATGGAAGGGATTCCTGCCGAATGGGGTACGGCTGTCAGTGTGCAGGCTATGGTGTTCGGTAATATGGGGGATACTTCCGCTACCGGTGTATGTTTCTCTCGTGATGCCGGTAACGGAGAAGATCTCTTCAATGGTGAATACTTGATCAACGCACAAGGCGAAGACGTGGTGGCTGGTATCCGTACACCACAACAGATCACGAAGATTGGTTCGCAGCGTTGGGCGGAACGTGCCGGTATTTCAGAAGAAGACCGCGTCGCCAAATATCCTTCAATGGAAGAAGCCATGCCGGAAATCTATAAACAACTGGACGAACTGCAAACAAAGCTGGAAAACCATTATCATGATATGCAGGATATGGAATTCACCGTACAGGAAGGAAAACTGTGGTTCCTGCAAACCCGTAACGGAAAGCGTACCGGTGCTGCAATGGTTAAAATTGCAATCGATTTGTTGCATCAGGGTATGATTGACGAGAAGACGGCATTGAAACGTATCGAACCGAATAAACTGGACGAGCTGCTTCACCCGGTATTCGACAAGGTGGCCGAAAAACAGGCGAAAGTTTGGGTGAAAGGATTGCCGGCATCTCCGGGAGCGGCAACGGGACAGATCGTGTTCTTCGCCGATGATGCAGCAAAATGGCATGCTGACGGAAAGAAGATCGTAATGGTCCGTATTGAAACATCCCCTGAGGATCTGGCTGGTATGGCTGTTGCCGAAGGTATCCTGACTGCTCGTGGCGGTATGACTTCGCACGCTGCCGTTGTTGCACGCGGTATGGGTAAATGCTGCGTATCCGGTGCCGGTGCTTTGGAAATCGATTATAAGAATAAGACAGTCGAGGTTGATGGCGTCAAACTGAAAGAGGGCGACTATATTTCTATCAACGGTACGACTGGTACAGTTTATGTCGGAAAGGTAGAGACGAAGGCTGCCGAACTGTCTGGTGATTTTGCCGAATTGATGACTTTGGCAGATAAATATACGAAATTACAGGTTCGTACGAATGCCGATACTCCGCACGATGCTACGATTGCACGTAGTTTTGGTGCCGTAGGTATTGGTTTGTGCCGCACGGAACATATGTTCTTCGAAGGTGAAAAGATTAAAGCTATGCGTGAAATGATCCTGGCGGAAGATGCAGAAGGACGTAAGAATGCACTGGCAAAGATCCTTCCTTACCAAAAGGATGACTTCAAAGGTATTTTCAAGGCAATGGCAGGTTGTCCGGTAACCGTGCGTCTGCTCGATCCTCCTTTGCACGAATTCGTTCCTCATGATCTGAAAGGTCAGGAAGAAATGGCGGAAGCAATGGGCGTATCGGTTAAAGAAATTCAGAAACGCGTAGAATCACTTTGCGAACATAACCCGATGTTAGGACACCGTGGTTGCCGCTTGGGTAATACATATCCTGAAATCACAGAAATGCAGACACGTGCCATTTTGGGAGCCGCTCTCGAGCTGAAGAAAGAAGGTATCGAAGCTAAACCTGAAATTATGGTTCCGCTGACAGGTATCTTATACGAATTCAAGGAACAGGAAAAAGTAATCCGTAAAGCAGCCGCACAATTGTTCGAGGAAATGGGAGACAGTATCGACTTCAAGGTTGGTACAAT
Proteins encoded in this region:
- the ppdK gene encoding pyruvate, phosphate dikinase, whose product is MERKRVYTFGNGKAEGKADMRNLLGGKGANLAEMNLIGVPVPPGFTITTEVCSEYYDLGKDKVVELLKSDVEKAIANIETLMNSKFGDVANPLLVSVRSGARASMPGMMDTILNLGLNDEVVEGLSRKTNNPRFAWDSYRRFVQMYGDVVLGMKPTNKEDIDPFEAIIEEVKEAKGVKLDNELDVEDLKVLVAKFKAAVKAQTGKDFPTSAYEQLWGAICAVFDSWMNERAILYRKMEGIPAEWGTAVSVQAMVFGNMGDTSATGVCFSRDAGNGEDLFNGEYLINAQGEDVVAGIRTPQQITKIGSQRWAERAGISEEDRVAKYPSMEEAMPEIYKQLDELQTKLENHYHDMQDMEFTVQEGKLWFLQTRNGKRTGAAMVKIAIDLLHQGMIDEKTALKRIEPNKLDELLHPVFDKVAEKQAKVWVKGLPASPGAATGQIVFFADDAAKWHADGKKIVMVRIETSPEDLAGMAVAEGILTARGGMTSHAAVVARGMGKCCVSGAGALEIDYKNKTVEVDGVKLKEGDYISINGTTGTVYVGKVETKAAELSGDFAELMTLADKYTKLQVRTNADTPHDATIARSFGAVGIGLCRTEHMFFEGEKIKAMREMILAEDAEGRKNALAKILPYQKDDFKGIFKAMAGCPVTVRLLDPPLHEFVPHDLKGQEEMAEAMGVSVKEIQKRVESLCEHNPMLGHRGCRLGNTYPEITEMQTRAILGAALELKKEGIEAKPEIMVPLTGILYEFKEQEKVIRKAAAQLFEEMGDSIDFKVGTMIEIPRAALTADRIASSAEFFSFGTNDLTQMTFGYSRDDIASFLPVYLEKKILKVDPFQVLDQNGVGQLVRMATEKGRAIRPDLKCGICGEHGGEPSSVKFCHKVGLNYVSCSPFRVPIARIAAAQAAIED